A region from the Deltaproteobacteria bacterium genome encodes:
- a CDS encoding ABC transporter ATP-binding protein, whose product MAYFQVDRLVKYFGGLAAVNGVSFEVAQGEIFGLIGPNGSGKTTTFNMISGYHRPTSGRVLFEGREIHRLPTHKICHLGIGRTFQVVKPLGRMTVLDNVIAAAYSRVGTHHKAMEEALKTIDFCGLTPVKDVLAKALPIAGRKRLEITRAMATKPKLLLLDETAAGLNPSELVEAIDLIRKIRASGTTIVIIEHIMHVIMTISDRIHAINFGQTIAEGTPKEVAANQAVIEAYLGTDYA is encoded by the coding sequence ATGGCGTACTTCCAGGTCGACAGGCTGGTGAAATATTTCGGGGGGCTGGCCGCGGTCAACGGGGTGTCCTTCGAGGTGGCGCAGGGGGAGATCTTCGGGCTCATCGGACCCAACGGCTCCGGGAAGACGACGACCTTCAACATGATCAGCGGATACCACCGGCCCACCTCCGGGAGGGTGCTCTTCGAGGGGAGGGAGATCCACCGGCTGCCGACGCACAAGATCTGCCACCTGGGCATCGGAAGGACCTTCCAGGTCGTCAAGCCCCTGGGGCGGATGACCGTCCTGGACAACGTGATCGCCGCCGCGTACTCCCGGGTGGGGACGCATCACAAGGCGATGGAAGAGGCGTTGAAGACGATCGACTTCTGCGGCCTCACGCCGGTCAAGGACGTTCTGGCGAAGGCGCTGCCGATCGCCGGGCGCAAGCGGCTGGAGATCACCCGCGCGATGGCGACGAAACCGAAGCTGCTGCTGCTCGACGAGACGGCGGCGGGGCTAAACCCCTCCGAGCTCGTGGAGGCGATCGACCTGATCCGGAAGATCCGGGCGAGCGGCACCACCATCGTCATCATCGAGCACATCATGCACGTGATCATGACGATCTCCGACCGGATCCACGCGATCAACTTCGGCCAGACGATCGCCGAGGGGACGCCGAAGGAGGTCGCGGCGAACCAGGCGGTGATCGAGGCGTACCTGGGGACCGACTATGCTTAA
- a CDS encoding ABC transporter ATP-binding protein, with product MLKVSGIDVFYGDLQVLWDVSFEVRDKEILVLVGANGAGKSTTLKSISGLLKPRKGTIEFDGVRLDQLPPDRVIGQGVVHVPEARRLFREMSVEENLIMGSLSPEARKKRAQTMEWVYELFPRMKERRKQAAGTMSGGEQQMCAIGRGLMALPKVLMFDEPSLGLSPILVQEVFQIAKRINGEGVTVMLVEQNVRQTLAMCDRAYVLENGRVVLQGTGKELLADPHVKEAYLGI from the coding sequence ATGCTTAAGGTGTCCGGAATCGACGTCTTCTACGGCGACCTCCAGGTCCTCTGGGACGTCTCCTTCGAGGTGCGCGACAAGGAGATCCTCGTCCTGGTCGGAGCCAACGGCGCGGGGAAATCGACCACCTTGAAGTCGATCTCCGGCCTCCTCAAGCCCCGGAAGGGGACCATCGAATTCGACGGCGTCCGCCTCGACCAGCTTCCGCCGGACCGGGTGATCGGCCAGGGGGTGGTCCACGTCCCGGAGGCCCGGCGGCTGTTCCGCGAGATGTCGGTGGAGGAAAACCTCATCATGGGCTCCCTCTCCCCGGAGGCCCGGAAGAAGCGGGCGCAGACGATGGAGTGGGTCTACGAGCTTTTCCCGCGGATGAAGGAACGCCGCAAGCAGGCCGCGGGGACGATGAGCGGCGGGGAGCAGCAGATGTGCGCCATCGGCCGCGGGCTGATGGCCCTGCCGAAAGTCCTGATGTTCGACGAGCCGTCGCTGGGCCTCTCCCCGATCCTCGTGCAGGAGGTCTTCCAGATCGCGAAACGGATCAACGGGGAAGGGGTCACGGTCATGCTGGTGGAGCAGAACGTCCGCCAGACGCTGGCGATGTGCGACCGGGCCTACGTGCTGGAGAACGGCCGGGTCGTCCTGCAGGGAACGGGGAAGGAGCTGCTGGCCGACCCGCACGTGAAAGAGGCATATCTCGGGATCTGA
- a CDS encoding leucyl aminopeptidase, with amino-acid sequence MRIECLSADLRKVKADMVVATLFEGEKRPSGVAAALDASVGGAVSAAVAAGDFTGKAGETFFLRPAKGVASTRVLVVGLGKRDRFTPDSARQAMLPVVRTAVKLKLSTVASVVPCAGERGVPAAARFAALGAALSSFEFDRYRSEKDHRIARFLFVCAEGKSFPETRAAVSRGARLGEAINWGRNLVATPPGELKPADLARAAKGVGKGISRSAAAKIRVRVLGVRELAAIRAGGILAVGKGSQAPPRLIVAEYRGGRPGGRWTALIGKGVTFDTGGISLKKWEGMEKMKYDMAGGAGMLATIRALAALGVPRNVVAVVPAVENMPSGTAYRPGDVLRTMSGKTVEVLSTDAEGRLILADAMTYAVRRYKPESMIDAATLTGACLVALGSVNMGMMGNDGKLLASMRSASSRSGEKAWELPLHEEYREQIKSEISDLKNIGGPEAGTITAGWFLREFAGDTPWVHFDIAGTAWIDKEKRGYAPGPSGAPVRLLVEFLSPSRG; translated from the coding sequence ATGCGCATCGAATGTCTTTCCGCGGATCTACGCAAGGTCAAGGCGGACATGGTCGTTGCGACCCTGTTCGAGGGGGAGAAGCGTCCCTCGGGGGTCGCCGCTGCGCTCGACGCCTCCGTCGGCGGGGCCGTCTCGGCCGCGGTCGCGGCGGGAGATTTCACCGGGAAGGCGGGGGAGACGTTCTTCCTCCGGCCCGCGAAGGGCGTCGCCTCGACGCGCGTCCTGGTGGTCGGCCTCGGGAAGCGCGACCGGTTCACTCCGGACTCGGCGCGGCAGGCCATGCTGCCGGTCGTCCGGACCGCGGTGAAACTCAAGCTCTCCACCGTGGCCTCCGTCGTCCCCTGCGCGGGGGAGAGGGGAGTCCCCGCGGCCGCGCGGTTCGCCGCCCTCGGAGCCGCGCTGTCGTCCTTCGAATTCGACCGGTACCGGTCCGAAAAGGACCACCGGATCGCCCGTTTCCTCTTCGTCTGCGCGGAAGGGAAATCGTTCCCGGAAACCCGTGCGGCGGTTTCGCGGGGCGCCCGCCTGGGGGAGGCGATCAACTGGGGGCGTAATCTGGTCGCGACACCCCCGGGGGAGCTCAAGCCCGCCGACCTCGCCCGTGCCGCGAAGGGCGTCGGGAAGGGGATTTCCCGTTCCGCGGCGGCGAAGATCCGGGTCCGCGTCCTCGGGGTTCGGGAACTTGCGGCGATCCGCGCCGGGGGGATCCTCGCGGTCGGGAAAGGGAGCCAGGCGCCTCCCCGCCTCATCGTGGCCGAATACCGCGGCGGGCGCCCGGGCGGGCGGTGGACGGCCCTGATCGGGAAGGGCGTGACGTTCGACACCGGGGGCATCTCCCTCAAGAAGTGGGAGGGGATGGAGAAGATGAAGTACGACATGGCCGGCGGCGCCGGGATGCTGGCCACGATCCGGGCGCTGGCCGCGCTCGGGGTTCCCCGGAACGTGGTCGCCGTGGTCCCCGCCGTGGAAAACATGCCGTCCGGGACCGCGTACCGGCCGGGGGACGTGCTTCGAACCATGTCCGGAAAGACGGTCGAGGTGCTCTCCACGGACGCCGAAGGCCGGCTGATCCTGGCGGACGCGATGACGTACGCGGTGCGGAGGTACAAGCCGGAGTCGATGATCGACGCCGCGACCCTGACCGGCGCGTGTCTCGTCGCGCTGGGGAGCGTGAACATGGGGATGATGGGGAACGACGGGAAACTCCTGGCATCGATGCGGTCGGCCTCGTCCCGCTCCGGGGAGAAGGCGTGGGAACTGCCGCTGCACGAGGAGTACCGGGAACAGATCAAGAGCGAGATCTCGGACCTGAAGAACATCGGGGGACCGGAGGCGGGGACGATCACGGCGGGATGGTTCCTGCGGGAGTTCGCGGGCGATACGCCGTGGGTGCACTTCGACATCGCCGGAACGGCGTGGATCGACAAGGAGAAGCGGGGGTACGCCCCCGGTCCCTCGGGCGCGCCGGTGCGACTCCTCGTCGAATTCCTGTCGCCCTCCCGGGGCTGA
- a CDS encoding RING-HC finger protein: protein MPGKPTLDPENRTYVSCPRCSVQIPADLPVCPFCRQPVAAPPPAAPKDIRELLVVPDRFPAAKKYLREHGKWVKIAAPAVAAVAVLWVVFLLVTRLTVTIPADATFPIEVAREKNGGVVLLKGKLTNRGEDVPDLSLRSIGITAEFRMGDGRVERKRVFPKSPFRGEGALFRGESGDFELEVPKEAKEVILRAEVVNLGEDRQFVPAGQRSSRPPAKSRR, encoded by the coding sequence ATGCCAGGGAAGCCGACACTCGATCCGGAAAACCGTACGTACGTGAGTTGCCCCCGCTGCTCCGTGCAGATCCCGGCCGACCTCCCGGTATGCCCCTTCTGCCGGCAGCCCGTGGCGGCGCCGCCGCCCGCGGCCCCCAAGGACATCCGCGAGCTCCTCGTGGTGCCGGATCGGTTCCCCGCGGCGAAGAAATATCTCCGGGAGCACGGGAAGTGGGTGAAGATCGCGGCGCCGGCCGTCGCGGCGGTCGCGGTGCTCTGGGTCGTCTTCCTACTCGTCACGCGGCTGACCGTGACGATCCCGGCGGACGCGACGTTCCCGATCGAGGTGGCGCGCGAGAAGAACGGAGGGGTCGTCCTGCTGAAGGGGAAGCTTACGAACCGGGGCGAGGACGTTCCGGACCTGTCCCTCCGCTCCATCGGCATCACCGCGGAATTCCGGATGGGCGACGGGAGGGTGGAACGGAAACGGGTGTTCCCGAAATCCCCGTTCCGGGGGGAGGGAGCGCTTTTCCGGGGAGAGTCGGGCGACTTCGAGCTCGAGGTCCCGAAAGAGGCGAAGGAAGTCATCCTCCGCGCGGAGGTCGTGAACCTGGGGGAGGACCGCCAGTTCGTCCCCGCGGGACAAAGGTCCTCCCGCCCCCCCGCG